The proteins below are encoded in one region of bacterium:
- a CDS encoding TolC family protein gives MENASPIMAGRAWTGTGIAAWAFCLLLLPVGAAGESVPSPLPLGWCLERAAAENPAIAEERALADAASARIHYADSLEDPRFHYEASNIPTGDLDFGSTPLSGHQLGLSQRIPFPGVLTNRRSAATENARAAEHAHEDRAGRIASGVEIAWAELGFAQRALKITTRNMELLRQLVQVAEAKYRVGTGRQQDVLRAQVELTALLDEQLARTSAIERASAELNELLDLEPGSRFPTTERLLDASPVPDLLELHATLEETNPKLLSLQAKVAEAERIVRTTELEGYPDFDFGLGYRIREEVEGDTVDGDDFLSASVTLRLPIDRSKWNAKKAEKQALLRRSRAAYRRSRGALFSSLRSAHAELIRADSEGALLETGLVPQARQSLESSRSAYAVGRIEFLSVLDSQVRLLNAELRLIRAQADRRQAFASLEATAGETLR, from the coding sequence ATGGAAAACGCGTCACCCATCATGGCCGGTCGCGCATGGACGGGAACAGGGATCGCCGCATGGGCGTTCTGCCTTCTCCTACTTCCGGTCGGCGCCGCCGGGGAATCCGTGCCTTCACCGCTCCCGCTTGGCTGGTGTCTCGAACGGGCCGCCGCCGAGAACCCTGCGATCGCCGAGGAACGCGCCCTCGCCGATGCCGCCAGCGCACGAATCCACTACGCCGACTCACTGGAGGACCCCCGATTCCACTACGAGGCCAGCAACATCCCGACCGGCGACCTCGATTTCGGCTCGACCCCCCTTTCGGGCCACCAATTGGGGCTCAGCCAGCGCATTCCCTTCCCGGGTGTCCTCACGAACCGCCGCAGCGCAGCCACAGAAAACGCCCGTGCGGCGGAACACGCCCACGAAGATCGCGCAGGACGAATCGCTTCCGGAGTCGAGATCGCGTGGGCCGAACTCGGCTTCGCTCAGCGTGCACTCAAGATCACCACGCGGAACATGGAGCTTCTGAGGCAACTCGTGCAGGTTGCTGAGGCGAAGTACAGGGTCGGAACGGGCCGCCAACAAGATGTCCTCCGCGCCCAGGTCGAATTGACAGCTTTGCTCGATGAGCAGCTTGCCCGGACCTCCGCGATCGAGCGCGCATCGGCTGAGCTGAACGAACTGCTCGACCTGGAGCCTGGCAGCCGATTCCCGACGACAGAGCGCCTCCTCGACGCGTCCCCCGTGCCCGATCTGCTTGAACTCCACGCTACCCTGGAAGAAACGAATCCGAAGCTCCTCTCACTTCAGGCCAAGGTCGCGGAGGCGGAACGCATCGTCCGAACGACCGAGCTCGAGGGCTACCCGGACTTCGACTTCGGCCTGGGCTACCGCATTCGCGAAGAAGTCGAAGGGGATACGGTGGACGGCGACGATTTCTTGAGCGCGTCGGTCACGCTCCGCCTGCCGATCGATCGCTCGAAATGGAACGCGAAGAAGGCCGAAAAGCAGGCTTTGCTGCGCCGCTCGCGAGCAGCCTACCGTCGATCTCGCGGAGCGCTCTTCTCCTCTCTTCGATCGGCCCATGCCGAACTGATTCGGGCCGACTCCGAGGGCGCCCTTCTGGAAACCGGTCTGGTACCCCAGGCCCGACAGTCGCTGGAATCAAGCCGCTCCGCCTACGCCGTCGGACGGATCGAGTTCCTCAGTGTTCTCGATAGCCAGGTTCGCCTGCTGAACGCGGAGCTTCGATTGATCCGTGCCCAGGCCGATCGAAGGCAGGCCTTTGCATCCCTCGAAGCCACCGCTGGGGAGACCCTCCGATGA
- a CDS encoding efflux RND transporter periplasmic adaptor subunit: MNQRILQIVLVGCVALAAGWWGRGLLAGQQTTDGRTIEPADDRCAGGAAPLYWKAPMDPTYVRDEPGKSPMGMDLVPVCATAGMARSDGAIEISPQTIQNIGVRTEEVTRRDLSRSIRALGRIAYDETRVTHVHTKVQGWVEALHVDFVGQRVRKGQPLLEVYSPELVATQEELLLAARYQAATQDSPFEDVRGSGASLQEATRRRLELRDISERDIEKLLETGEIKKTLTLYAPTSGIVTDLGVRSGMEVGPNQNLYTIADVSKVWVRAEVYEYELPWLSLGQTGVVELSYLPGKIHSGPLTYISPFLDPKTRTAEVRLELANPDGELRPEMFGNTLLQGSPRKDVIAIPSESVIRSGRRSLVIRALGEGRFEPRNVSLGMDSGDGWLEITDGLAVGDEIVVSSQFLIDSESNLQEAIRKLLVTSETDETEAHEGTREMPMGGKPPMDHSAPSSHEGEGE, from the coding sequence ATGAACCAACGGATTCTTCAGATCGTTCTCGTGGGCTGCGTTGCGCTTGCAGCCGGATGGTGGGGCCGGGGCCTTTTGGCGGGGCAGCAGACGACGGATGGAAGAACCATCGAACCCGCGGACGATCGCTGCGCAGGGGGAGCCGCGCCGCTCTACTGGAAGGCACCGATGGACCCGACCTACGTTCGCGACGAGCCTGGGAAATCCCCGATGGGCATGGATCTGGTTCCTGTCTGCGCGACGGCGGGGATGGCCCGGTCGGACGGCGCCATCGAGATCAGCCCGCAGACCATCCAGAACATCGGTGTTCGTACGGAAGAAGTGACGCGGCGAGACCTGAGCCGTTCGATCCGCGCCCTCGGACGTATCGCCTATGACGAAACCCGCGTGACGCATGTGCATACCAAGGTCCAGGGCTGGGTCGAGGCGCTCCATGTCGATTTCGTCGGACAGCGGGTAAGGAAGGGCCAACCGCTTCTGGAGGTGTACTCACCGGAACTCGTCGCCACCCAGGAGGAGCTTCTCCTCGCCGCGCGCTACCAGGCGGCCACCCAGGACAGCCCGTTCGAGGATGTGCGCGGCAGTGGCGCTTCTCTGCAGGAAGCGACGAGACGCCGACTCGAGCTCAGGGACATCTCCGAGCGGGACATCGAGAAGCTCCTCGAGACGGGGGAAATCAAGAAGACGCTCACTCTCTACGCGCCGACCAGCGGCATCGTCACGGATCTCGGAGTTCGTAGCGGGATGGAGGTCGGCCCCAACCAGAACCTCTACACCATCGCCGACGTCTCGAAAGTCTGGGTACGGGCAGAGGTATACGAATACGAGCTTCCCTGGCTCTCGCTCGGCCAGACCGGAGTGGTGGAACTCTCCTACCTGCCAGGCAAGATCCACTCCGGCCCGCTCACCTATATCTCACCGTTCCTCGATCCGAAGACGCGCACCGCCGAGGTGCGATTGGAGCTTGCGAACCCGGACGGCGAACTTCGTCCCGAAATGTTCGGCAACACCCTGCTTCAGGGCTCACCACGGAAGGACGTGATCGCCATTCCTTCGGAGTCCGTCATTCGCTCCGGGAGAAGAAGCCTCGTCATTCGAGCGCTTGGTGAGGGTCGATTCGAACCTCGCAATGTCTCACTGGGAATGGACTCCGGTGACGGCTGGCTCGAGATCACGGATGGACTCGCGGTGGGAGACGAAATCGTCGTGTCGAGTCAGTTCCTGATCGATAGCGAGAGCAACCTCCAGGAAGCCATCCGAAAACTCCTCGTCACCTCGGAAACCGACGAGACGGAAGCCCACGAAGGAACGCGGGAGATGCCCATGGGCGGGAAGCCTCCCATGGATCACTCGGCGCCCTCCTCCCACGAGGGTGAAGGGGAGTAA